From Fibrobacter sp. UWR3, one genomic window encodes:
- a CDS encoding DNA adenine methylase, giving the protein MKQDAKPFIKWVGGKTQLLEEIRKYYPSHIEKYCEPFVGGGAVLFDVLSKALPNEVLINDINAELINTYKQIKENCSGMIDELAKMQEKYWSSSPEDNKSLYFEKRDRFNTLKVNGNKKENLEKAVLFIFLNKTCFNGLFRVNSKGLFNVPFNNAKRPLLCDEENLKACSTLLKNVKMTVGSYSQCNDFIDNKTFVYLDPPYRPLTQTAAFTSYNENAFGDKEQIKLAKFIEEISNRKAIVVTSNSDPKNICEEDTFFDNLYKKFTIKRVSASRMINSNAKKRGAINELLISNVAECSRSVYG; this is encoded by the coding sequence ATGAAGCAAGATGCCAAACCTTTTATTAAGTGGGTGGGCGGGAAAACTCAACTTTTGGAGGAAATCCGCAAATATTACCCATCGCATATAGAAAAATACTGTGAACCATTCGTGGGTGGTGGTGCAGTTCTTTTCGACGTACTATCTAAGGCTCTTCCGAATGAAGTGTTAATTAATGACATTAATGCAGAACTCATTAACACATACAAGCAGATAAAAGAAAATTGTTCAGGGATGATTGATGAACTAGCAAAAATGCAAGAGAAATATTGGAGTTCCTCCCCTGAAGACAATAAATCCCTTTATTTCGAGAAGAGAGACCGCTTTAACACACTAAAAGTTAATGGAAATAAAAAAGAGAATCTTGAAAAAGCAGTACTTTTTATATTTCTTAACAAAACATGCTTCAACGGTTTATTCCGCGTTAATTCAAAAGGATTATTCAACGTTCCGTTCAATAATGCGAAGAGACCTCTTCTTTGTGATGAAGAAAACCTGAAGGCCTGTTCAACACTTCTAAAAAATGTTAAAATGACTGTTGGCAGTTATAGTCAATGCAACGATTTTATAGATAATAAAACATTCGTATATTTAGATCCTCCATATAGGCCTTTAACACAAACTGCGGCATTTACATCATACAATGAAAACGCTTTTGGTGATAAAGAACAAATCAAACTAGCCAAATTCATTGAAGAGATTTCGAATAGAAAAGCTATCGTTGTTACAAGTAATTCCGACCCAAAAAACATTTGTGAAGAAGATACATTTTTTGACAACCTCTATAAAAAATTCACAATCAAGCGAGTTTCAGCATCTAGAATGATTAATTCTAACGCAAAAAAACGTGGAGCAATAAACGAGCTACTAATTAGTAATGTAGCAGAATGTTCTAGGAGTGTCTATGGTTAA
- a CDS encoding type II restriction endonuclease yields the protein MVKRNFTKWLETFRESIATYSYYVDFNKVFRNVDSIKIELNILNSLIGSKNIKQDFESILAKYPEVIKCIPILLAVRSTEIPISDENGMFVYEFGGMIYDIAAYSEFMEKSGLFDLMQNHLIGNLVDYVTGVETGLDSNGRKNRGGHLMEDLVEVFIRRAGFIKDKNYFKEMYISDISKKWNINLSAISNQGKMEKRFDFVVKTGEKIYAIETNFYGSSGSKLNETARSYKTIANEAKTIPNFEFVWFTDGLGWGSAKNNLEETFDVLEHIYCIHDIENGIMKEIFR from the coding sequence ATGGTTAAACGAAATTTCACTAAATGGTTGGAGACTTTTCGTGAAAGTATTGCAACTTATTCATACTATGTTGATTTCAACAAAGTATTCCGAAATGTAGACTCAATAAAAATTGAGCTAAACATTTTGAATTCATTAATTGGCTCAAAAAACATCAAGCAGGATTTTGAGTCGATTCTTGCTAAATATCCAGAAGTAATTAAATGCATTCCCATTCTTTTGGCAGTCCGTAGTACAGAAATCCCTATAAGCGATGAAAACGGAATGTTTGTTTATGAATTTGGCGGCATGATATATGACATTGCTGCTTATTCAGAATTTATGGAAAAATCCGGATTATTCGATTTAATGCAAAATCATTTGATTGGCAATCTAGTTGATTATGTAACAGGAGTTGAAACTGGTTTAGATTCTAATGGTCGCAAAAATCGTGGCGGTCATTTAATGGAGGACCTTGTAGAAGTATTCATTAGGAGAGCGGGATTTATAAAGGATAAGAACTATTTTAAAGAGATGTATATTTCAGACATTTCGAAGAAATGGAATATAAATTTATCCGCCATATCAAACCAAGGAAAAATGGAAAAGCGGTTCGATTTCGTAGTAAAGACAGGGGAAAAGATTTACGCCATTGAAACAAATTTCTATGGCAGCAGTGGTTCTAAATTAAATGAGACCGCAAGAAGCTATAAGACGATTGCGAACGAAGCCAAGACGATTCCAAATTTTGAATTTGTTTGGTTTACAGACGGTCTAGGCTGGGGTTCCGCAAAAAATAATTTGGAAGAAACTTTTGATGTACTGGAGCATATCTACTGCATTCATGATATAGAAAATGGAATAATGAAGGAGATTTTTAGATGA
- the dnaA gene encoding chromosomal replication initiator protein DnaA, whose protein sequence is MQVEWERCLNYLRGMLSDSVYKTYFAQTKMVNQTTGHAVISVQPGLDTKVYAAYKELIKLGWKEATHSETPMEFEFQPQEVAPKANTETDNSFRDFLKPSVPLSPSFRFENFVPGDKAQLAFNAAIAVAKNPDGTQYNPLFIYGSSGLGKTHLLQAIGNYVLEEDPNKRVCYLTSEDFSQQYMKCLRDGRVTEMSDFYRNEVDILLIDDIQNWTGKYETQNEFFLIFNALHQAGKQIVLTSDAPAGEVKNLSDRLVSRFSWGLTVDIQPPDVETREAILHKKAEERHLEISDEVLHFLAEKIASNVRCLESAIIKLTLQSSLMNHDIDMSIAQKVAAEIAPTLRRRVSLDAVLHTVSQHYEVPEAKLTEPGRGTKEISKARQVAMYLMRECSSISLQSIGSRFGGKDHSTVVHAIKSVKKEMETDAAFARLIEGLKNAIHD, encoded by the coding sequence ATGCAAGTCGAATGGGAAAGATGTCTGAACTACCTGCGCGGAATGCTCTCCGATTCCGTCTATAAGACTTATTTCGCCCAGACCAAGATGGTAAACCAGACCACCGGTCACGCCGTCATTTCGGTGCAGCCCGGACTGGATACTAAGGTCTATGCCGCCTACAAGGAACTCATCAAGCTCGGCTGGAAAGAGGCCACGCACAGCGAGACCCCCATGGAATTCGAGTTCCAGCCGCAGGAAGTTGCCCCGAAGGCAAATACCGAGACCGACAACAGCTTCAGGGATTTCCTCAAGCCGAGCGTGCCTCTCTCCCCCAGTTTCCGCTTCGAGAATTTTGTGCCCGGCGACAAGGCGCAGCTCGCGTTCAATGCGGCAATCGCTGTCGCAAAGAATCCCGACGGCACGCAGTACAACCCGCTGTTCATCTACGGTTCCTCGGGCCTCGGCAAGACTCACCTGCTGCAGGCCATCGGCAACTACGTGCTCGAAGAAGACCCGAACAAGCGTGTGTGCTACCTTACCAGCGAAGACTTTTCGCAGCAGTACATGAAGTGCCTGCGCGACGGTCGCGTGACCGAGATGAGCGACTTCTACCGTAACGAAGTCGACATCCTCCTCATCGACGATATCCAGAACTGGACCGGCAAATACGAGACGCAGAACGAGTTCTTCCTCATATTCAACGCGCTGCACCAGGCCGGCAAGCAGATCGTGCTTACCTCCGATGCGCCCGCGGGCGAAGTGAAGAACCTCTCCGACCGCCTCGTGAGCCGCTTCTCCTGGGGCCTTACTGTGGACATCCAGCCGCCCGACGTGGAAACCCGCGAAGCCATTCTCCACAAGAAGGCCGAAGAACGCCACCTCGAGATTAGCGACGAGGTGCTGCACTTCCTCGCCGAAAAGATTGCAAGCAACGTGCGCTGCCTCGAAAGCGCCATCATCAAGCTCACGCTGCAGTCGAGCCTGATGAACCACGATATCGACATGAGCATCGCGCAGAAGGTCGCAGCAGAAATCGCCCCGACTCTCCGCCGCCGCGTAAGCCTCGATGCCGTTCTCCACACGGTATCGCAGCACTACGAGGTTCCCGAGGCCAAACTCACAGAACCCGGCCGCGGCACCAAGGAAATTTCCAAGGCCCGCCAAGTCGCGATGTACCTCATGCGCGAATGTTCCTCCATCAGCCTGCAGAGCATCGGCTCTCGCTTCGGCGGCAAGGACCACTCCACCGTGGTTCACGCCATCAAGAGCGTCAAGAAGGAAATGGAGACGGACGCCGCATTCGCACGCCTTATCGAAGGCCTCAAGAACGCCATCCACGACTAA
- a CDS encoding peptidase-C39 like family protein: protein MDIKILQQPDDVTCGPTSLQAVYNHLGYKISLKQLISEIEFLEDGGTLGVFLGIDALKRGFKVTLHSYNLTLLDPTWSTLSMPELKAKLELLHKAKHAPKLRKAIEAYIRFIDLGGTVAFSDLRVAMFEKYFKKGVPVLCGLSATYLYRSMREFTGKDDKSVFDDIHGEPMGHFVVVYGIDEKKQFMVADPDGTNPLHKTPYYKVDKFRLLHSILLGVMTYDGNVLVIENKK from the coding sequence ATGGACATCAAGATTCTGCAGCAGCCCGACGATGTGACATGCGGGCCAACAAGCCTCCAGGCGGTCTACAACCACCTCGGCTACAAGATTTCTTTAAAGCAGCTCATTTCTGAAATTGAATTTTTGGAAGACGGCGGAACGCTCGGCGTGTTCCTCGGCATCGATGCCCTGAAGCGCGGGTTCAAGGTCACGCTACATTCGTACAACCTCACGCTCCTGGACCCCACGTGGAGCACTCTCAGCATGCCGGAACTGAAGGCGAAGCTGGAACTTTTGCACAAGGCAAAACACGCTCCCAAGCTCCGCAAGGCCATCGAGGCGTACATCCGCTTTATCGATTTGGGCGGAACCGTTGCTTTTTCCGACCTGCGCGTCGCCATGTTCGAAAAATACTTCAAGAAGGGCGTACCCGTGCTCTGCGGGCTTTCGGCCACCTACCTGTACCGCAGCATGCGCGAGTTCACCGGCAAAGACGACAAGTCCGTATTCGACGACATTCACGGCGAGCCCATGGGGCATTTCGTCGTGGTGTACGGCATCGACGAAAAGAAACAGTTCATGGTGGCCGACCCCGACGGCACCAATCCGTTGCACAAGACGCCTTACTACAAGGTGGACAAGTTCCGCCTGCTCCACAGCATACTGCTCGGCGTCATGACCTACGACGGCAACGTGCTTGTTATAGAGAATAAGAAATAG
- the lspA gene encoding signal peptidase II, protein MKFYNKWPFHIAVIVFSIVADQLTKLWALARFTNETGAPNHDVINILGEFLRFQLVFNKGAAFSSRPQDLMPFLSPTVFFILISLVAVVVMGWFYKNIDKRDWMSRLGVVMILGGAIGNFIDRMRLQMVVDFIDCDLPDFIMTRFPTFNVADSFVTVGVAIVILSPFILKEIHKQIKEEKEQAKEKTSGEQEG, encoded by the coding sequence ATGAAGTTCTACAACAAATGGCCGTTCCATATTGCCGTAATCGTTTTTAGCATTGTGGCAGACCAGCTCACGAAACTGTGGGCGCTTGCCCGGTTCACGAACGAGACCGGCGCGCCGAACCATGACGTGATAAACATCCTCGGCGAATTCCTGCGCTTTCAGCTGGTGTTCAACAAGGGTGCCGCGTTCAGCAGCCGCCCGCAAGACCTGATGCCGTTCCTTTCGCCGACCGTATTCTTTATATTGATATCGCTTGTCGCCGTCGTAGTGATGGGCTGGTTCTACAAAAATATCGACAAGCGCGACTGGATGAGCCGCCTTGGCGTGGTGATGATTCTCGGCGGTGCGATTGGCAACTTCATTGACCGCATGCGCCTCCAGATGGTCGTGGACTTTATCGACTGCGACTTGCCCGACTTTATCATGACGCGCTTCCCGACGTTCAACGTCGCGGATTCCTTCGTCACGGTAGGTGTCGCCATCGTGATTCTTTCACCGTTTATCCTGAAAGAGATTCACAAACAAATTAAGGAAGAAAAGGAACAGGCTAAGGAAAAAACCTCCGGAGAGCAGGAGGGATAG
- a CDS encoding site-specific DNA-methyltransferase, translated as MLKAFYKSKKHDFNLVKGDCIKVLSELDFQFDMIFADPPYFLSNGGISVQSGKQVSVNKGDWDKSQGFEKDNEFNRRWLSACREHLKENGTIWISGTYHNIFSVAQMLNELNFRILNCITWAKTNPPPNLSCKFFTHSTEFILWARKNKKTPHYYNYELMKQINGGTQMRDVWQMPAIGRWEKTCGKHPTQKPLPLLARIIQASTKENAWILDPFCGSSTTGIAANLLNRRFLGIDQELQFLNMSKKRRKEIDNAVIRTNFRERICKAANAELQQILELHENTLYYGVDLPLK; from the coding sequence ATGCTTAAGGCCTTCTATAAATCAAAAAAGCATGATTTCAATCTTGTTAAGGGGGATTGCATCAAGGTTCTTTCTGAACTTGATTTCCAATTTGATATGATTTTTGCAGATCCACCTTATTTTCTATCTAATGGAGGAATCTCTGTTCAAAGTGGAAAGCAAGTCAGTGTGAATAAAGGGGATTGGGATAAATCACAAGGATTTGAAAAAGATAACGAATTTAATCGCCGGTGGCTATCAGCATGCCGAGAACATTTAAAAGAAAACGGAACAATCTGGATCTCCGGCACATATCATAATATTTTCTCTGTCGCCCAGATGTTAAATGAATTAAATTTTAGAATTCTCAACTGCATCACTTGGGCAAAGACTAATCCGCCACCTAATCTAAGTTGCAAGTTCTTCACTCATTCTACCGAATTCATTCTGTGGGCAAGAAAAAACAAGAAGACTCCGCACTACTATAATTACGAGTTAATGAAGCAAATTAATGGCGGGACGCAAATGCGCGATGTATGGCAGATGCCAGCCATTGGACGCTGGGAAAAAACTTGTGGTAAACACCCTACGCAAAAGCCTTTGCCGCTTTTGGCCCGCATAATACAAGCATCTACAAAAGAAAATGCGTGGATTCTTGACCCGTTCTGCGGAAGCTCTACTACAGGAATTGCAGCAAATCTTTTAAATAGACGTTTTCTAGGTATAGACCAAGAATTACAATTCCTTAATATGTCAAAAAAACGCCGCAAAGAGATAGACAACGCCGTTATTCGTACAAACTTTCGCGAACGCATTTGTAAAGCAGCAAATGCAGAGCTACAACAAATTTTAGAACTGCACGAAAATACGCTCTATTACGGGGTCGATTTGCCCTTAAAATAA
- a CDS encoding squalene/phytoene synthase family protein, whose translation MANILDSLGMGEDVLEGKKAWLYAEEILLHVSRTFALNINVLKGRLHRSILLAYLYLRIADTVEDDPDMKASEKEVLLGKFADIFRTADLPDGAIAAFEDALPENWRKSDHPYMNLCLHTHVVVPLLKELPEVYAAPVRAVTIEMCHGMAKFALRQEAALSSGWFTLESIADLDEYCYYVAGIVGKLLTNLFAADTCLIGDARKAEMQKLDVSFGLALQVANIVKDCMEDSTRRVCFVPEEICRRHGFEHSYDMFNLPVGVADEVRADFEARRAAVMEELVKKAWGHLDDAIAYTKLVPNVKMRTRLFCLWPLFMAAENMKLIGDGSGLFAADKKMKITRDTVKRIVKSTSMHFYSDRWIEKTYLQLKKGVMSS comes from the coding sequence ATGGCGAATATACTTGATTCACTTGGAATGGGCGAGGATGTGCTCGAAGGCAAGAAGGCGTGGCTTTACGCCGAGGAAATCCTGCTGCACGTTTCGCGTACGTTCGCGCTCAATATCAATGTGCTCAAGGGACGGCTCCACAGGAGCATCCTGCTTGCGTACCTGTACCTGCGCATAGCCGATACGGTGGAAGACGACCCCGACATGAAGGCCTCCGAGAAGGAGGTGCTGCTCGGGAAATTCGCCGACATTTTTAGGACCGCCGATTTGCCCGATGGGGCGATTGCCGCGTTCGAGGATGCCCTGCCCGAAAACTGGCGCAAGTCCGATCACCCGTACATGAACCTGTGCCTGCATACGCACGTGGTAGTGCCGCTCCTGAAGGAACTGCCCGAGGTCTATGCCGCCCCGGTGCGCGCCGTGACTATCGAGATGTGCCATGGCATGGCGAAGTTTGCGCTTAGGCAGGAGGCCGCGCTCTCTTCCGGCTGGTTTACGCTCGAGAGTATCGCCGACCTGGACGAGTACTGCTATTACGTTGCGGGCATTGTCGGGAAGCTGCTCACGAATCTGTTTGCGGCCGATACCTGCCTGATTGGCGATGCGCGCAAGGCCGAGATGCAAAAACTTGACGTGAGTTTCGGGCTTGCGCTCCAGGTGGCGAACATCGTGAAGGACTGCATGGAGGATTCGACCCGCAGGGTGTGCTTTGTGCCCGAGGAAATCTGCCGCCGCCACGGCTTCGAGCATTCCTACGACATGTTCAACCTGCCGGTAGGGGTAGCGGACGAGGTGCGGGCCGATTTCGAGGCACGCCGTGCCGCCGTGATGGAAGAACTCGTGAAGAAGGCGTGGGGGCACCTGGACGATGCCATCGCGTACACGAAGCTCGTGCCGAACGTGAAGATGCGTACCCGACTCTTCTGCCTGTGGCCGCTCTTTATGGCAGCAGAGAACATGAAGCTTATCGGCGACGGCTCGGGCCTGTTTGCCGCCGACAAGAAGATGAAGATTACCCGCGATACGGTGAAGCGCATCGTGAAGTCCACGTCGATGCATTTCTATTCCGACCGCTGGATTGAGAAAACCTATTTGCAATTGAAAAAAGGGGTGATGTCATCCTGA
- a CDS encoding flavin reductase family protein: protein MKKEINVLEYTNEIINAVKSGVLLTASADGKANTMSISWGSVGIEWNRVLFTTFVRTSRYTFEFLEKNGEFTISIPRESSPKKLIAQCGSNSGRDIDKAKEFGFSYVDGETVSVPAVKEYPLVLECKVVYKQLQDEKAIFPDDLEKFYPKSSNGKRDIHMAYTAEITKAYILE, encoded by the coding sequence ATGAAAAAAGAAATCAACGTTCTCGAGTACACAAACGAAATTATCAACGCCGTTAAGAGTGGAGTACTATTGACGGCATCCGCCGACGGTAAAGCAAACACGATGAGCATCTCGTGGGGCTCGGTCGGCATCGAATGGAACCGAGTCCTCTTTACAACATTCGTGCGAACGAGCCGTTATACTTTTGAATTCCTCGAAAAAAACGGTGAATTTACCATAAGTATTCCGCGAGAAAGCTCCCCAAAAAAACTCATCGCCCAGTGCGGGTCCAACAGCGGTCGCGACATAGACAAGGCAAAGGAGTTCGGTTTCAGCTATGTAGACGGAGAAACAGTGAGCGTTCCTGCCGTCAAGGAATATCCGCTCGTACTTGAATGCAAGGTGGTCTACAAACAGTTACAGGACGAAAAGGCAATCTTTCCCGATGATCTTGAGAAATTCTACCCGAAGAGTAGCAATGGTAAACGAGACATCCACATGGCATATACCGCAGAAATCACAAAAGCATATATTCTGGAATAG